In the Solirubrobacterales bacterium genome, AGCGGCCGCGAGAGAGCGGTCGGTGCTATTGTTTCCGGTCGGCCGAATAGGCCATTTTTTCACGCCCGTGGCCCGTTTACTGGGGCTCTCGGGAGATCTCTTTCCAAAGGAACTTGAGGACGATGAAAGTCCGAGCCTCGGTAAAACCGATGTGTGAGAAGTGCAAGATCATCCGCCGGCGCGGGCGCGTGCTGGTGATCTGCGAGAACCCGCGACACAAGCAGAGGCAGGGTTAGTAAATGGCGCGTATCGCCGGGGTGAACATCCCCCTGAACAAGCGGGCCGAGGTCGGCCTGACCTACGTTTACGGGATCGGTCCTTCGACCGCCCGGAAGCTCCTGGCCGAGGTCGAGGTTGACCCGAACACCCCGGTCAAGGATCTGACCGAGGACGAGGTGATCCGGCTGCGTACCGCGGTCGAAGACCTCGACGTCGAGGGTGATCTG is a window encoding:
- the rpsM gene encoding 30S ribosomal protein S13; translated protein: MARIAGVNIPLNKRAEVGLTYVYGIGPSTARKLLAEVEVDPNTPVKDLTEDEVIRLRTAVEDLDVEGDLRRERSQNVKRLMEIGSYRGLRHRRGLPVRGQRTKTNARGRKGPRRMSIAGKKKPAK
- the rpmJ gene encoding 50S ribosomal protein L36, whose translation is MKVRASVKPMCEKCKIIRRRGRVLVICENPRHKQRQG